The window TAAGTAATTGATTCAAGTCATGtgtcaaatataataataataatacactTCAGTAACTGCATCATGATGAAACAAAGGTTATACGAGAAAACTATAAATCTAATACAAAGGTTATACACAAACCCCCACTATGATTCATCCCTATTGACAAATAatttaaagaagaaaacaaaaatcaaacctAGAGAAACATCACAATAATAATACCTTAAGCAAATTTTATAacttgaaaaatattaaaatctctCATACTAATAATAACTCACCACACACACTCCAGAAGGTTAAACTCATATCAAATATCAACCTAACTGGTTATTGTCTTATTATTCCCTCTTCttgtttcatcatcatcatcatacaccACTCGGCATGGTCTTTAACTCATGCAATGTAGCTCTAATCTGCTCTTGAACCAGCTCTAATCTCCTCGAATACACTTCCAGCTCCAGAATCTGTTGCTTCCTCCACCGCTCATCACTCACCGCCTTGTTCCCTCCTTCAACGCCGTAACCTAACGGCCGTGTAAACACGGGACTAAACGAGCCAAAGCCATGACCATTACCACCACCTCCCATTGCAGCCATCATCATACTCGTCGTCCCGTTCATCATCTCCTTGATCACAGGAGAAACGCAGTTCTTCACAGTCTCTTCAATCAGAACACCAATGTTTCCTCCGACAACAGCTGTCGCCGGCTCGTTGAGGTTCACATTGCTAGCTGCGTTAGGTGTTTGCCCCTCAGAGGGAGTGATGATAGGTTTGTTGTCTTCCTCGATCTTCCCTATTCTCGATCTTGATCGTTTTCTTGATCCTCCGCTACTACTACTCATCATCAATCTCCTCTCAACTCCGTTCTCAGAATCAATCTCAACATTACTCGGATTCAAACCACCAGGGCTGTTAAAGTAGTTACCATTAGTATTAGTCTCCTCAAAATCCATCGCATTGTTATCCTCAAACCCAATGATCTTCCCAGTCTGATTCCAAATCTTCCTCGAGATCTCGAAGGTAGACTGATCGTGAGGGCTCTTGAAGAACACTTCCTTGCCAGAGCTAATCTTGCTCATCACGTTCCTGTACTTCTTCTTGAGCCGCCTCAGCTTCTCCACGAGCTGGTTCTTGTTGAACTCGAGCTGGAGCTTGGACTTGATCATCTCGTAAAACGGCGCCGTATCGGGCGGGTGCGAGCTGTTCCCTCCTCTGTGCGTCGCCACGTAGTCGAGGAACCCGCGGAGGAGCTCGATCTCGTCCTCGTCGGTCCAGAGCCTCTGGAAGAGGCGGCGAGAGTCGTCGATCGGCGTCGGCGGCGGGAGTGGTCTCTGGTGGTGGACGATCTCCGTCACGCGGTGCCATTTCGGGTCGGAGGAGTCGACGGGGATCACGGAGACCGGGACGGCGGATCCGGCTGGGAGCGCGACGGTTACGGCGTCTGTTGAGGAGGCGGAGACGGTTACGGTTACGGCCGTTAGATCTTCCTCTTCCGGATCGTCGTCTTCGGGTTCTTCGTTTGTTTCGGGAATCGCCACGTCATCATTCTCGTCGGTATCGGACTCTCCTCCATCTCCAGCGGCTCCTTCTTCTAGATCCGGTGATTCGAGGGAGAAAACGACGTCGCGTTGATCAGATGTCATGACGAAACGCAAAAAAATCACCGGGGAATAAAAATAGATCTGGGGCTATAGCTTGAGCTCGCGATCGGGTTAAGAGCCAAAGGAACCAGATGCGGTTGAGAGAGAGAAGTGGTGGGTTCACGAGGATTGGTTTGGTTGGTTACGCGCTTGTTGATTGGGTTGGGTGGGTAGGGGCATGGGATTCTTCGGCCCAGCCAGGGGTAGTTTCGGTGTTTCGTAGGTTGGAAACGTTTTCACGAATAGGCAAGCAAGTGGTCACCCACTCCTACACGCACTTGCGTATTATTGCGGTCTGTTGTGTCCTGACGTCTCTCGGTCCCAACGAAAAGTCCTAAGAAAGAGCGTTAGGTAAACGTGACTCCGTGGTAGATCCCATGTGTACTTATTTAGACAAAAACACACACAAGCCCAATGTAAACCGTAACTAATTATCTTTtcgttttacaaaattaaaaagcaTTTGTAATTGGGTGCATGACTGGCTATGTGGTAGGTTCTATGTCATAAAAAGAGAAGTTTATTTAAcgttctctctctttttcataGTCTCCGAAACTTAAAAGCAAATGCCTATATACTTCATTGAGAAAACGGCCAAAAAAACcctgaactttaaaaaaaaagccaaaTAAAGCTCCAACTCGTATTTGAGCCAAAACaaacttcaatttttttttaaattggccGTTTTAATTCTAGTCTTTTGTTGACTTAGACAAATTAGAAACTCATATAAGTCCACGGTTAAATACATAAACGTCTGTTAATTCTGAAAACGTCGTCGTTTTAAAACCTAATTACACATTAATGAAACAGCGTCGTTTTACGTTTCTAAACTCACAAAACATCATCTCTTTCACGACAAACCCAGACTGCAAATCAAAAACCCTAGATTTTCTAATTCTCTACTCTCTCAATTCCCAAATCTCTGAGATATTGACGACGCAGAGGATGGCTAGGACGATGGGGCTACTTCGGACTCGTCGTACTGAGGAGCCTGAAGTGGAAAGTGTTAGGAAAGCTAGAGAAGCTACAATTGAGCAAGAGAATCAAGTGGATGAAGAAGGTGGCAATGAAGGTGATAATGATATTGACGCTGAGGAGAATGGTATTGgtgtagaagaagaagttgtcGGGGATTTAAGAGCTCACTTTGGAGATGATGCAGGAGACGAAGGTGATGTGAGTGACGGAGACAGTGGTGATGACATTTGGGATGATGATAAAATCCCAGACCCATTGTcatctgatgatgatgaagaagagtaTGAGCGTAGAGAAGAGGTTGCAAATACACTTGGTTGTGAAGAGCTTATCTATTTGGGGAAAACGTATGGATGTGCGTCTGATTTTAAAGTGGCTCTGCTTAGGTACTCTCTGCGATCTAGGTATGATATCAAGCTTTACAAGTCTTGTGCTAAGTCAGTTGGTGCAAAATGCACTGATGTGGAGTCTAAGTGTCCTTGGAGAATTTATTGTTCATATGAAAGAAGAAGACATAAGATGCAAGTGAAGGTATATGTGAATGAGCATTGTTGCATTAGGTCAGGGTACTCGAAGATGTTGAAGACTTCTTCTATTGCCATGCTCTTTGAGGAAAGGCTAAGAATAAATCCTAAGTTTACTAGGACAGAGATGGCAGAAGAGATAAAGCGAGAATATAATCTCACAGTCACAGAGGAGCAGTGTGGAAAAGCAAAGGCTAAGCTTTACAGAGGAAGGAAAGCCAGCCATGAAGCTCACTTTTCTCGGATTTGGGACTACCAAGCTGAGGTCCTAAAATCTAATATGTACTCTACTATGAAGATTGAGACTGTTCCAGGGCCTGTGGTACAGAGCAAACAGAGATTTGATCGCCTCTACATGTGTTTTACAGCTCAAAGAGAGACCTGGATTGAAACTTGTAGGCCCATCATTGGCTTAGATGGAGCATTTCTCAAATGGGATATAAAAGGACACTTATTGGCTGCTGTTGGAAGAGATGGTGACAATAGAATAGTTCCAATTGCTTGGGCTGTAGTGGAGGTGGAGAATAACATAAATTGGGAGTGGTTTGTGCAATTGTTGAAGGAAGATTTGGGACTACAAGATGGCTCTAAAATCACCATCATTTCAGACAAGCAGAAGGTAGAaggttaattaatttttttttctatataaattttattgacTCTCTATTTAATGACTTATGCAGGGCCTGGTGAATGCTGTGAAAAATGAGCTACCAGAAGCAGAACATCGAATGTGTGCAAGACACATACTGTCAAACTGGAAAAGAGACAGCAAGGATCCTGAGTTAGAGCGTATGTTTTGGATAATAGCTGGTTGCTACACCATAGGAGAGTTTGAAGAAGCTTTAGAGGTattgaaaaaatataacaaaggTGCGTTTGACACTCTCCAACTACAAAACCCGAGAACGTGGAGTAGAGCATTCTTTAAAGTTGGGTCATTTTGCAATGATAACCTCAACAACCTCTGTGAGTCTTTCAATAAAACCATTAGGGAAGCAAGGAAAAAACCATTACTTGAAATGCTAGAAGATATTAGGAGGCAAAGTATGGTTCGTCATGCAAAGAGAGCTATTCTTGCAAAAAGGTTGAAGACACATTTTACTATGAAGGCACACGCGGAGATTGAACTCAACAAAGAGAAGGCTAAAGAATTGAGAAGGCACCTTGCTTGTGGAAACGTGCATGAGGTTGATGACCATTCTGTTGCTTATCGTGTGGACATGGATCTCAAAACATGCGGGTGTGTAAAATGGCAGCTCACTGGAATCCCTTGTATACATGCTACTTGTGTTATTACAGCCAAGAAGATTAGGACAGAAGATTATGTTGCTGGCTATTACACAACCCAAAAGTGGCGAGAAACATATTCCCGTGGAATAAGACCTGTCCAAGGTATGATCTTATGGCCTCGGTTAAATAGGTTAGGAGTTTTGCCACCACCATTTAGACTAGGGAAGCGTGGAAGACCAAGTAATCATGATAGGAAGAAAGGCCTTAATGAAACTTCATCCAACAAGACCAAGATGACACGAGATAGGAGGGTCATTACATGCTCAAATTGCCATGATGAAGGTCATAACAAGACGACTTGTCCTAATGACAAAGTTGAGAGTGCTCCAAAAAGGCCAAGAGGTCGACCAAGAAAGGATTTGGTACGTGTGTGTTCTTTTACCGTTTTCTTGTCTTTATTGTTATGATTAACAACTGTGATCTAATGTTGTAGGGAGAATACTCTCAAGCACAAGGACCCTCACAAGGACCCTCACAAGGACTCTCTCAACAGCCATCTCAACCCTCACAAGTGTGAACTTGACAAGTTCAtgttttctacttttttttggGTGAACTTGATAATGTACGTTTGGCAtgtgtatttttcttttgtctttgaCTATTAAGATTTGGTCGGTTTTTGAACTTGATAATGTATGCGCTTGTCATGTTTTCTACTTGACAAGTTCATGTTTTCTACTTTCGTTTATTGTGTGAACTAACCAATGTTTTGTTCGGTTTCATATATGTGTTGTCAAAGCTTGTTTTAGCAAACTTGAATTCATTAGAGCAAAAGAAAAATCACATTTATAATCCTTAAAGTAATACAATCCGAAGCATAGCCATAAACGATCAGTCATATAACAACAACAGCACTAAATAAAAGAACATACAAGACACATTACAAACTAGTgaacttcttctcttcaactttgccaacaacaaaaatataaaccatagCCATACTTAAGAAGAGAGCAGACACCAAAAGAGTCTTGCATATCACTTTGAGCTTCTTAATTTCTCTTTTGTGACACACTAACTCATCCTTCATCTCATGGATCACGCATTTGAGCTCT is drawn from Brassica rapa cultivar Chiifu-401-42 chromosome A05, CAAS_Brap_v3.01, whole genome shotgun sequence and contains these coding sequences:
- the LOC103849158 gene encoding uncharacterized protein LOC103849158 gives rise to the protein MKQRRFTFLNSQNIISFTTNPDCKSKTLDFLILYSLNSQISEILTTQRMARTMGLLRTRRTEEPEVESVRKAREATIEQENQVDEEGGNEGDNDIDAEENGIGVEEEVVGDLRAHFGDDAGDEGDVSDGDSGDDIWDDDKIPDPLSSDDDEEEYERREEVANTLGCEELIYLGKTYGCASDFKVALLRYSLRSRYDIKLYKSCAKSVGAKCTDVESKCPWRIYCSYERRRHKMQVKVYVNEHCCIRSGYSKMLKTSSIAMLFEERLRINPKFTRTEMAEEIKREYNLTVTEEQCGKAKAKLYRGRKASHEAHFSRIWDYQAEVLKSNMYSTMKIETVPGPVVQSKQRFDRLYMCFTAQRETWIETCRPIIGLDGAFLKWDIKGHLLAAVGRDGDNRIVPIAWAVVEVENNINWEWFVQLLKEDLGLQDGSKITIISDKQKGLVNAVKNELPEAEHRMCARHILSNWKRDSKDPELERMFWIIAGCYTIGEFEEALEVLKKYNKGAFDTLQLQNPRTWSRAFFKVGSFCNDNLNNLCESFNKTIREARKKPLLEMLEDIRRQSMVRHAKRAILAKRLKTHFTMKAHAEIELNKEKAKELRRHLACGNVHEVDDHSVAYRVDMDLKTCGCVKWQLTGIPCIHATCVITAKKIRTEDYVAGYYTTQKWRETYSRGIRPVQGMILWPRLNRLGVLPPPFRLGKRGRPSNHDRKKGLNETSSNKTKMTRDRRVITCSNCHDEGHNKTTCPNDKVESAPKRPRGRPRKDLGEYSQAQGPSQGPSQGLSQQPSQPSQV
- the LOC103849159 gene encoding probable transcription factor At3g04930; the encoded protein is MTSDQRDVVFSLESPDLEEGAAGDGGESDTDENDDVAIPETNEEPEDDDPEEEDLTAVTVTVSASSTDAVTVALPAGSAVPVSVIPVDSSDPKWHRVTEIVHHQRPLPPPTPIDDSRRLFQRLWTDEDEIELLRGFLDYVATHRGGNSSHPPDTAPFYEMIKSKLQLEFNKNQLVEKLRRLKKKYRNVMSKISSGKEVFFKSPHDQSTFEISRKIWNQTGKIIGFEDNNAMDFEETNTNGNYFNSPGGLNPSNVEIDSENGVERRLMMSSSSGGSRKRSRSRIGKIEEDNKPIITPSEGQTPNAASNVNLNEPATAVVGGNIGVLIEETVKNCVSPVIKEMMNGTTSMMMAAMGGGGNGHGFGSFSPVFTRPLGYGVEGGNKAVSDERWRKQQILELEVYSRRLELVQEQIRATLHELKTMPSGV